A region of Asterias amurensis chromosome 20, ASM3211899v1 DNA encodes the following proteins:
- the LOC139952583 gene encoding protein mab-21-like 2: MAKQKPSLTENINSFLDGHVYPEKKRIHSNQQGLIDRAICPILHLVGDEDDRFQTDVPTTSDCRFGVTASDEHRFDILVPLPNLLTVKRSDIPADDGRCVTFTDSCQSDNPYVTPLHGFGYLTTDTDVTFLQDLSCTNRQQKDDGQGSLLLPGKVLRRFHRLVQEAVSTLEKKCFWEREPTVYEVKVNREGPAVTLTFLLNGNTFIVSLLPAVNIKQWPEGMVQRWSQCAWMTMDRLVSLKSHFYLFAINPKGAEDSRKMWCSCFYPGEILLASQADIGSSTQTCRRHALNALLAVCEENREDFSPVGARIIRTVFLHQCVQYPQDEDWEPGKLGRAFVDLFLALIQALLMGTVAHFFLPETNLLAAHDKRDLKPVADHLKAILNDIVQHPEKTYFLGDRNGRKQYTRLKTTCAPKF, encoded by the exons ATGGCAAAGCAGAAACCAAGTTTGACTGAAAATATAAACAGTTTTCTCGACGGTCACGTCTATCCAGAGAAGAAAAGAATACATTCCAACCAGCAGGGGCTCATTGACAGGGCCATCTGTCCAATTCTTCACCTCGTGGGTGACGAGGACGATCGTTTTCAGACGGACGTCCCGACTACCTCCGACTGTCGCTTCGGCGTGACCGCCAGCGACGAACACCGTTTTGACATTTTGGTTCCTCTACCAAATCTCCTAACCGTCAAGAGATCAGATATCCCCGCTGATGATGGACGCTGTGTTACCTTCACAGACTCGTGCCAGAGCGACAATCCATATGTGACCCCGTTACATGGGTTCGGTTACTTGACAACGGACACAGATGTTACGTTCCTTCAGGATTTGAGCTGTACTAATCGGCAGCAAAAGGATGAT GGACAGGGATCTCTGCTTCTACCCGGGAAGGTGTTGCGACGTTTTCATCGCCTTGTGCAAGAAGCGGTCTCCACTTTGGAGAAGAAATGTTTCTGGGAGAGAGAGCCAACTGTCTATGAGGTCAAAGTGAACAGAGAAG GCCCAGCAGTAACGTTAACATTTCTGCTGAATGGCAACACCTTTATTGTTAGTCTCTTACCAGCCGTTAATATCAAGCAATGGCCAGAAGGGATGGTACAGCGCTGGTCACAATGTGCATGGATGACTATGGACAGACTAGTCTCCCTCAAGTCACATTTTTATCTCTTTGCAATAAA TCCAAAGGGGGCAGAAGATTCTCGTAAGATGTGGTGTAGCTGTTTCTACCCAGGTGAGATTCTCCTTGCATCCCAAGCGGACATCGGTAGCTCTACTCAGACTTGCCGTCGACATGCCTTAAATGCCCTCCTAGCTGTTTGTGAAGAAAACCGAGAGGACTTCAGTCCGGTCGGCGCCCGCATCATCCGCACCGTGTTCCTTCATCAGTGCGTACAGTATCCACAAGATGAAGACTGGGAACCAGGCAAGCTGGGTCGTGCCTTTGTGGATTTATTCCTGGCTCTTATCCAAGCCCTGCTGATGGGGACCGTTGCGCACTTTTTCCTGCCGGAGACGAACCTTCTGGCAGCTCACGATAAAAGAGATCTTAAGCCTGTGGCTGATCATCTTAAAGCGATTCTCAATGATATTGTACAGCATCCGGAGAAAACCTACTTTTTAGGAGACAGAAATGGACGAAAGCAATACACAAGGTTAAAAACTACATGTGCTCCGAAGTTCTAG